ATTCTTCCAGCAGGCCAAGCACGCCGTCAAGAATGGGCATGAGGTTGCGACCGGTGAAATCTGCGTGCGGCCAAAGATTAACATTGATTTGCTCCCATGCTGCTTGATAATCAGCCGGCAGCTTTCGGACTCGCGATTCGAAAGCTTTCATTTCCTTAGTCATGTCGCTGCCGGTGATTTTTTCCCAAAAGTTCATTATTTTTTCTCCTTTAGCTCATTTATTTTTGATGATACGAACTCCCATTTTTCCCAGAACTTCTGTAGTTCCTTGCGCCCCGCGTCGTTGAGCATGAAAAACTTGCGCGGCGGTCCCATATCGGATGGTTTTTTTTCTATGTCCACGAGTTTATTCTTCTCCAGCCGTACCAAAATGGTGTACACCGTTCCCTC
The window above is part of the Paenibacillus hamazuiensis genome. Proteins encoded here:
- a CDS encoding PadR family transcriptional regulator, translated to MLENLTEMLKGVLEGCVLEIISHKETYGYEITRQLNALGFTDVVEGTVYTILVRLEKNKLVDIEKKPSDMGPPRKFFMLNDAGRKELQKFWEKWEFVSSKINELKEKK
- a CDS encoding DUF1048 domain-containing protein, with product MNFWEKITGSDMTKEMKAFESRVRKLPADYQAAWEQINVNLWPHADFTGRNLMPILDGVLGLLEESAADGQSIQEVLGDDIKGFCSALVGEEGAKSFRDKWRKQLNNNIAKKLGK